The nucleotide window CAAGAACCCCATGAAAGCTGTGGGACTAGCCTGGTGAGTTTCAGTTAACTCTTTGCCCACCAGTGGGGAGTGGCACAGGGGAGGGCGGGACCCAGAAACTTCTCTTAAGTTTCAGGTGGTGAGTTGAATCCAAGGTTGTGGGgacagaattgcttggtgtgagGACTGGAATCTCAGAGGAATGGGGCAGGGGAGTTGGGAAAGTATGTGGAATTGGAGAGACAGTGGGCTTTCTGTGTAGTAAGCCGAGCTAATCTGATGTGAATTTGGGCCCCTGGCCTCATTCTCTCTTTTGGGAGCTTGGGGTGAAACCCAGTTGAGATCTTTCATTGAGATCGTGTGAGATTACATTAGGTGTATAAGTAGCATCTACAAGGTGTTCAATACATCATTATTTGGATCTGACTCTGGCCTTAATACGTGTTGTTGgtcaatattaaaaagaaaggagaggggcgcctgggtggcgcagtcggttaagcgtccgacttcagccaggtcacgatctcgcggtccgggagttcgagccccgcgtcaggctctgggctgatggctcggagcctggagcctgtttccgattctgtgtctccctctctctctgcccctcccccattcatgctctgtctctctctgtcccaaaaataaataaaaacgttgaaaaaaaaaattaaaaaaaaaaaaagaaaggagagagacattAACATATTTTTCCACACCTCAGGTGTGCCGGTACTTTACAGTGTAACGGTACTTTACAGTGTAACGTTTTAGCTTTTCTGAGATAAATGGTACATCCcctaaatacaaaaaacaaaaagcattacaAAAATTACGTCTTGTTTCAcaggagggaactgaggctcagaggtgggATTCTCACCAGGTCTTGTGACTCCATGCCCTTTCCCCCACACCAAAGTGTCTCCCAAGTAGCGGTTACTGAGATTAagagggggagcctgggaggggaTGTGGGGCAGTTAAGGTAGAGGGAAACTTTGCCAACacttggagaaggaaagaggatggGCTGTCTGGAGAACCTTGCAGAGTCAGTATGGCAGGATTGCGGGACTCGTGTTGAGGAGTGTCAAGCTATAGGGGAGAGGGATGGAAAGGTGGACAGAGACCCAACCACACTGGGCTTTTGGTGCTGTGCCTGGGAGTTTGGATTTGGCCAGAAAGTGACGGAGCGCTGTTACAGAGTCTTAAGCAGGGCAGCAGCAGGCTCTGATTTGCTTGGGACCCTCCAGCAGCCAGTGCAGAGGCTGCATAGACACAAGAGGTATTGCAGTGTGCGTGTCATCGATGAAGCTGGAATGAGATTCCCCCAGCTCCACTGGCTCAGGCCTggcccctccccaaaccccatgCACATCTCCCCACCCCTAGGGCCATCGGCTTCCCCTGTGGTgtcctcctcttcatcctcaccaAGCGGGAAGTGGACAAGGACCGTTTGAAGCAGATGAAGGCTCGGCAGAACATGCGGGCATCCAACACGGGCGAGTATGAGAGCCAGAGGTTCAGGGCCTCCTCCCAACATGCCCCGTCTCCTGAAGCCGGGTCGGGGGTGCAAGCCTGAGGAACACTGCAACCCTCCCCTAGACCGTATTGACTGTGGCCTCCAGAGCGCAAAGTCCTTTGGGTTTGGCCGTGATTCTGGTCCTTGCCTGTGAGGTCCACCAGAGGGCGCCTGATGCCCAGGCTGCTGCcagcccctaccccacccctctGGAGAAGCCAGCCAAAGGCAAATAAAGTTATTAAGTGTTTTGAGCCGAAAGGAACCAGGACTGGGCTTGTGATTCCCttgggatgggaggggcagagggagggcttGGTTACTCACATATGCTCCCTCTCACAGAAGCACTCAGTGTTCCCGGCTGGCTGGTTGGGGAAACCACAGAGACTTAAGTACAACAAGCCTAGGCTCAGGCCCTGGGGACCAGGCCCTCAGAGCTGTTGGCCCGGAGGGTGGAGTCCTACTGAGCCtctaacaaaaaaagagaatcaaaaaGGGCATTCAGggtgtgggggaaaaaacacGACTCCTCTTGGTCTAGTCCAAGTgactcagcctctctgggcctcagtttccttgtttgtgaGAGGGTTTGGACTAGTGGTTTCTAAGACGAGTTCTAAACTTGAACCTGTGGTGCATCTCCCCCCATCAGTGTGAAAATCACGTGTACACATACAGCTTTGTGAGTAAGAGAGTTCCTAGCTCTCGTGTGCTTTTGTGAAGGGTCCATGATGCAGAAAAGGTCACGTTACCACTCTCATTCAGAGAGAGACCATTCGTCCGCGCCAGACCCAGTCTTGCTAAGGTTGAACCTTTACCGATCTACTGCGTCCGTCACCAGGAAGCACTGGGGCAAAATATGTTTTGTGATCTTAGGCAAGGTAGAGGAAACCAAGCCAAAATGCAGAGGTAGGAAGTGGACGGTTTGGGCAGAGCCAGACCAGCCCTCCCAGAGTGGACACCTTAAAGAAACCAGAGCCAAGTAGGGTTTTAACTTCGAAACACAAAACTTTATTACGTTTCTACTTATGTCCTTTTGTGTGATATATTTAGGACCAAGTACTTAAGAGAAGTCCTAAGTATACCCTTGGACTGATTTGGTTTCTACCCCCACTGACAGAAGGACTCTTGTCCTCCTTCCCCATTCCAGCTTGAGGCACTTGGTGTCACGAAGAAAGTGGCAGCTGGCTGGAGAGATGAGGCTCAAGTCTAAAATCCCCCAGCACAAgttaagaacaaactgagagggGAAGTCTCCTTTTGCTCAGGATCCTTCCCAGGTTAGCACaaggaaagaacacagaaatttCCATGGACACCACAGTAGGCTTTCATACCCCTCAGATCAGGGAGAGGACCCCAGAGCATTTTCCTGCCCCCAACCTGACCTTTCTACACCCTGGTACTTCCTGGCCCCACTTATAATCCTACAAACCACCCCATCTCCCGAGCTTTGCTCCTCACTTTCTTCTCTGAGCAGCTTGAGCACAGGAAGCAAGAGGTCTCTCTGACCAGAGATCTCAGAAGCCCCCAAGGAGGCCCCAGGGAGCTTTGGAGAATGGGGACCAGATGGCTGTGGACAGGCCTGCCCTCTCCACCACCACAAGCCATGAGGAAGCCCAGGATAGATGCTGTTCTGTCTTGGCCGTCCTTGGCTTTGCTTACTCTCCTTGTCCTCCCCTATTCCAAATGAACAGTATGTACATGCCATCGAAAGAAGAGGGACTGAAGCAGGGGAGACCCACGGGCACAGATCTCTTCTACCTTTGTGAGCCGGAAGGCACCAAGGGTTGTCAGAGGAGTACAGGATAATGGCCAGTGAGTCCAGGAGGCTGGGGACAAAGCTCTCTGGCTTTGTTGGGGGTTGAGGGAGGAAACAGCTTCAGCTACCAAGCCCAGAAGCCTatggcagaggtgggaggggacacCTCATCACCCCGAAGTTACTTCTACTTCTCATATTCCCTTTTGGCTGTAGAATAGGCTTTTTCTgtcctccctgccaccccagcaGTCGAGAAGAATTTGGTGCCACGGAGTGGGTGGAAGGAGAAGGCACGTCTTCTGCCTGGTCCCTGCCAAGTCTACCAGAGGCAAGAGTTAGTCCCCGGTTCCTCCAGCCCCGCCAGGTCCCTGCACATCCACTGCCACAGAGGCCACCCATCCcaggacagaaaggaaactgGGCACATTactggaggggaaggaagggggtctGAGGTCCGGACTCCAGTCACAGGGCCCGGCCCTCTAGGGAAGGGAGAGTCCACAGTGGGCGCACAGTGGGGTGGAAGGTGCTCCTTAATTGCGGTCCCCCATCAGCTGCAGCACAAAGGTGAAAATGTAGATGATGTCAGTGTAGATCTGCAGGGCGCCAGTGATGTAGTCCTCCGGGCTGATGGTGTGCTTTCGGTTTCCCAGGACCAGCTGCGTGTCGTAAGCCAGGAACTGCAGGAACAGGGAAGGCTCGAGTGAGGACCCAGGGGCTCAGGGGCCAGAGCTCCTGTCTGGTTCTCGTTTCATAACCACATCTGTCCTAGGAGCCTCCGTGCCATGCAGTGTACTTAGGGACTCTTTAATGACCAGAACAACCCATGGTCTCTCCCCTCATATGGTTCAGTctaggaaggcagaaagagacgCCATCATCTATAATACAGCCTGCTGGGTATTCACAGCAGGCGAATGAACGAGCGATGGCAGGAATGCCCAGGAAATCGGTCACCTCTTGACCGTGGAAAGAGGAAAGGGCAGCTGTGGCCCCACTCCCTGGTTCCCAAGCAGCCTAACTCCTGCTCCACCTGTTCCTCTTCTCCAGCCCCCACTCCCCTTCCTAGAGACAGCAGGGCCTTACTCACCAAGGTGAAGCAAATGGCCCCCAGAGCAGCATAGACCATGTGGAGCCAGTAAATCTGGGGAGAGGGGACAAGGACAGTGTTAGAGATCTTAGTAAAGCACAGACCCAGGCAGTCCCTCAGTGCCATTTCCCCCAGAATTCTGGCATCTGAGTGGGGAGACCCAGGAAGGTAGCTATGTGAAAGGACTACTTCTGCCTTCCACATCCTGAAAGAAATTAGGAATAGTAacatatttggggtgcctggctggctcatctGGTAGAGCTTATGAGTGTTGacttcagggttgtgagttcgagcctcacgttgggtatagagattacttaaaaaaaaagaacagtaacatTTGGCAGAGAAAACAGAGGCCATCCTCCAGGGGTCATATAAAACCAATCTCCAAAGTTAGTTAGGTTACAGAAGTGTCCACTGTACTTCTGGAAAAAAGCAGGTGGTTGAGCTATAGctctgggaggggcaggagccaggcaggTACAGCTTGAAGAGCCCTAGACATAGTCAGCATTCAGTAGAGTGGTTCCTGCAGCCTGGTGTGGGAGGGAAGCCCCACTACCACCCTGACGACTGTCAGAATCATGGACCCCCAGGGCAGCCTGCTCAACAGCCCTCCAGGTGCCTGTCCACAGAAGGGTAGGGCCAGCCATGGTCAAGTAGGCAGGTGGCCCTCCTGATTGTACGCCTCCCTTCCCAGCACCACACTCCCCTCCTCAGGGGTCCCCTCCATCGAAGCCCATCTGCCATCTCCCTCCTCGAACCTGACTTCAGCTGCCAGACACATCTCACCCACTGTTTCCCATAGGAATTCTGTAATGTCATCCAGGGCTTCAGGTTCTACGGTGCCCAGGGCTTTCCATCTCCTAACAGAGACGACCCTAACCAAGGGATGGTTGTCCAGCATTGGTGCCTTTTCTAGCCAGCTGAGAGCTTCCAGAAGTCAGAGCCTGCCCGGATGCCTGGGGCGTGGGCGTGCTGCAACACTTCACACCGAGAGTCTCCTATGAATGTTAGGTTTGCGGACCGCAGCTCTCCCAGGACACTCACATATTTGAAGGACAGCACAATGGCGGTGACAATCCCAGTCACCATCATCACAATTCCCAGGACACAGAAGAGGCCTGTGCACGAGGTGAAGTCCACCtgccaggaagggaggaggaagcacCTGTCAGACAAGTGTCACAACTAGCAGCCCAGCTAGActgccccgcctccccctccaGGGAGTCCCAGTGCTGCTTCTTGGAAGGCCTGGGCGTAACCATGACGTTCTAAGGACAGACACAAGAAGCAGTTTTATAGCTGCAGACAAGAGAGGAAGGGGACTAGACTCTCCAAGGGAAATCCCTGGTGTAGAGGAGTCTGGGCCCTCACAGGCCTGCTCAACTGCCAAGCCTGGAGGGCCAGGTTTATAGAAGAAAGGAGGTGGGGTGGCCAGGGAAGGGCCCTCCATACCCTCACCTTGGTCTGGAAGCAGAAGATGGTGACCGAAATGGACACCACGGCAGTGATGATCATTGCAATGATGACGGCTTTGGTTTCATACACACTGCGGAGAAGGAGTTCAGAGAGGCCAAAGGGATAGATAAGTCATGTATGAATGACTTCAAAACCATCCCTTCTAGAAGGATCTTGCCCAGCATCCACCCATGCAGATGACTGCCAGCCCAGGGATGCCCCACTCTCACATAACAGACACTTCACAAGAATGCGGTGGTTTGTCCTGGAATATACCTGGAAATGGTGCCCGTCATGAAGCCCATGGCAAGAGtctgagggaaggacagagacaagaGTGAAACACATGAGAAAGGTGGCATGGAGGCATGGCCACAGTAGATTGccagagctggggggtggggcaaaTGTGACTGAGTAGGAAAGAGGCAGTGATGAGACCAATGCCATGGGTCAGGTTAGGGTCAGGGAGAGAGCCAGGGACATCTTCCACAGTGgtgtccccagccccttccctgggaccaactctctctctctcacaccatCTCCACACCCTCCCTCAACCCTTCTAGACTTACAAAGAGGGTCAGCAGGATGATATTCCATGGGAAACGGCGTCTGAAAGGAAAGAGACCGTGTGTGATTAAGCGACTTGGGTCTAGCCCGGTATCAGAGGCTCCTTTAGCAGAAGGAAGTTCTTGGCTCAGGTGCGTGAGAATTAGGCCTtgacttgggggtggggaggcgggcaTGGCCTTTGGTACCTGCTCGGGGGTTCTATGCAGGGACAACATGGGGCAGTGGGACGGACCTGGGCAATGGAGCCACAAACACCTGGGTCCAGTTGCAGTTCTTACAATGACTGCGTGACCGTGAGAAAGTTACTCAACCTCTGAGCCTTGGGTTTTCCATATGTGTTAAATGGTTAAAACGTTACATACCTTGCAGATGTACTGTAAAAATTACAGCCGCGTGGCTGAATAGATCCCACCCACCCAGGGGACTTTGTACGCACCTCAACTTCAACCGCACCCATGACCACGCAGCTGCTCTAGGGATCCCCTTGCTTCCCCAAACACTTGCCCCCCCCCTCGGGCCCCCCACCATCCCTTCTCATCGTCTTCCAGGACTCACCTGGGTCCCTGGCAGCAGGCGAGGGTCAGATAGGTGCCCAGGAAGACagcactggggagagagagatgaggaaatggaCGACAGGCCCAGCCTGCCCCTCAGCCCCATCTGGGCCCCGCCTGGTGGCACTCACCAGGCCGGCAGGCTGGGGGCCGTTGGGAAGTCTGAGGGGAAGCCGCCCAGGACAAGTACCCCCGCCAAGGACACCAAGAACCTCTGAGACAGGGGGCTTGGCCAGGAAGGAAGCTGAAGGAGACCGTGGCAGACAGACTAGGAGAATCCGGGGACCATCTGGCAGTGTGCATGCAGccaccagccccccaccccctgctcccagGAGCTCTGCGGTGCTGTTACTCCTCACTTGGTGGCTCACACACCAAGAGTCTCACCCACCCTTGCCAGCACAGCCGGCAGCCTGGAGGGCCCCTCAAAAAGCATTTTGATCGCTGCCCTGAGAAAAGCTGGTCAGTTGTCTCCCACTCATCtcgctgccccacccccaacacacacacacacacacacacacacacacagcagacaGGCGCAGAGACTCACTAGGACACATAGTAGACAAACAGGTTTCTCCTCACGAAATCGCCAACTGGTTTCCTGTGGAGCAGGGGAGGACAAGGGAGGGGAGTCACACACCTCACACTCCGTCACACCTCAGCCACCTCAGCCCGGCGGCTGCCTCCCTGCCCAGGCCCTCCCAGCAGCCTGCGTTCCCGCCACCCGCCCTGGCCACCGCATGCAAACTCCCCTTCCAGTCCATCTGAGCACAGGGCCCGGCCCCACCCGCAGGGCCCCCGAGTCCTCAGACTCACACAAAGGTGAAGATAGCGATGATGGCCACCGTGACGAGCAGCTGGATGGAGATGATGCTGTAAACCTGGAACACAGGCCAGGGTGGGGGCAGCATGTGTCACCATCCCCCGTGTCCCCCCGGGAAGCAGCCAGTCCCCCCCAAGAGCCCCAAAGACCCTACTACCCTGCCCACGTCTTTTACGGGGGGCGAGGGGGCCCCTTCTTAATGGTGAAGGATCTCCTTCTTACTTCATTTCCACTAGGGCCCTCCTCGGCTGCAGCCTGGCCCGAAGGCCCCCCACCCTTGAGGAGTCTGGCTCAGATACTAGATGCACCCTCAGAGCTGACCCCCACCTCCAGCTGCTCCCTgacatttcccccaccccctgtccaaCACTTAGCCTCAGTTCCCCACTTACTCCCCCTGCCTCGCTGCACTACTGGGTGTGGCCTCCACACTTCTGGGAGTTCAGTGTGACATCTGTCAGGTATCTACCTCCTCGGGTATCCACCTACTCGGAGCAGGGCACCGTGCAGATGTGAGATGGGGGAGGGATGGAGTATAAAAGAGTTTGATCATTCTGACTTCAAGTTGCTCACAGTCTAACAGGAGAAAGACGTTTGGGGAGGACAGAACACTTTGGCGAAGCCCGCCTAGATTTTCCCAGATTGAATCTGTCCCCCACCACAAGGTCAAGGAAGAGAAGAGTGAAAGGCGGGGAACGTGGGTCAGCGGAGCTGGGGGCCCCtctgagggcagggcaggactAAAGAGAATTCAGAAGGCAACAGCGTATCTGCATGGGAATGAGTGCCCCGGAACTAATAGTGCCTGGCCATCTccacccccggccccaccccATTCCCACAGCCTACGTACAGTGGCCTCCCCGCCCATATCTCACCTTTCGGATGAAGGTGTGTCGGACTTTCCTGTCATCCCATTCTCCAGGCCCGAAGCTTTCACTCACTGCTCTCTCCTCCGCATCATAGCCCTGGCCTGGGCCTGGGAACAGATCAAATATGACCAACTGGGGACCTGGGACATGTGGCCTCAATCCCAAAGCCTGCATGACATTATCTCAGAGTCTCAGGGATCTCCAGTCGAAAGACAAGGGTATAACTCAGG belongs to Felis catus isolate Fca126 chromosome C1, F.catus_Fca126_mat1.0, whole genome shotgun sequence and includes:
- the PNKD gene encoding probable hydrolase PNKD isoform X8 → MAAVVAATALKGRGARNARVLRGILSGATANKASQNRTRALQSHSSPECKEEPEPLSPELEYIPRKRGKNPMKAVGLAWAIGFPCGVLLFILTKREVDKDRLKQMKARQNMRASNTGEYESQRFRASSQHAPSPEAGSGVQA
- the TMBIM1 gene encoding protein lifeguard 3: MSSPSAPPPYEDRNPLYPGPPPQGGYGQPSVLPGGYPAYPAYPQPGYGHPAGYPQPMPPIHPMPMNYGPGQGYDAEERAVSESFGPGEWDDRKVRHTFIRKVYSIISIQLLVTVAIIAIFTFVKPVGDFVRRNLFVYYVSYAVFLGTYLTLACCQGPRRRFPWNIILLTLFTLAMGFMTGTISSVYETKAVIIAMIITAVVSISVTIFCFQTKVDFTSCTGLFCVLGIVMMVTGIVTAIVLSFKYIYWLHMVYAALGAICFTLFLAYDTQLVLGNRKHTISPEDYITGALQIYTDIIYIFTFVLQLMGDRN